In Mus musculus strain C57BL/6J chromosome 9, GRCm38.p6 C57BL/6J, one genomic interval encodes:
- the Zwilch gene encoding protein zwilch homolog — MDGGHGGMWSRMNRAAEEFYARLRQEFNEEKKGASKDPFIYEADVQVQLISKGQPSLLKTILNENDSVFLVEKVVLEKEETSQVEELQSEETAISDLSAGENIRPLALPVGRARQLIGLYTMAHNPNMTHLKIKQPVTALPPLWVRCDGSDPEGTCWLGAELITTNDIIAGVILYVLTCKADKNYSEDLENLKTSHKKRHHVSAVTARGFAQYELFKSDDLDDTVAPSQTTVTLDLSWSPVDEMLQTPPLSSTAALNIRVQSGESRGCLSHLHRELKFLLVLADGIRTGVTEWLEPLETKSALEFVQEFLNDLNKLDEFDDSTKKDKQKEAVNHDAAAVVRSMLLTVRGDLDFAEQLWCRMSSSVVSYQDLVKCFTLILQSLQRGDIQPWLHSGSNSLLSKLIHQSYHGAMDSVPLSGTTPLQMLLEIGLDKLKKDYISFFVSQELASLNHLEYFISPSVSTQEQVCRVQKLHHILEILVICMLFIKPQHELLFSLTQSCIKYYKQNPLDEQHIFQLPVRPAAVKNLYQSEKPQKWRVELSNSQKRVKTVWQLSDSSPVDHSSFHRPEFPELTLNGSLEERTAFVNMLTCSQVHFK; from the exons GCTGATGTACAAGTGCAGTTGATCAGCAAAGGCCAACCAAGTCTTCTGAAAACTATTCTAAATGAAAATGACTCAGTGTTTCTCGTGGAAAAAGTG gttttggaGAAGGAAGAAACAAGTCAAGTTGAAGAACTGCAGTCTGAAGAAACTGCTATTTCTGATCTCTCTGCTGGTGAAAATATTAGGCCACTGGCCTTACCTGTTGGGAGAGCAAG GCAGTTAATTGGGCTCTATACCATGGCTCACAATCCTAATATGACTCATCTGAAGATTAAGCAGCCAGTGACAGCCCTTCCTCCTCTTTGGGTGAGATGTGACGGTTCAGATCCTGAAGGTACCTGTTGGCTAGGAGCTGAGCTTATCACAACAAATGACATCATTGCAGGCGTTATCCTGTATGTGCTCACTTGTAAAG CTGATAAAAATTACTCTGAAGATctggaaaatttaaaaacttcACACAAGAAAAGACATCACGTGTCTGCT GTGACAGCCAGAGGCTTTGCCCAGTATGAGCTCTTTAAGTCTGACGACTTGGATGACACTGTTGCCCCATCACAAACTACAGTCACGCTGGACCTTTCCTGGAGCCCTGTGGATGAGATGCTCCAAACCCCTCCCCTGTCTTCAACTGCAGCTCTG AATATCAGAGTACAATCAGGAGAGTCCAGAGGTTGTCTGAGTCATCTTCACAGAGAACTGAAATTTCTCCTT GTTTTAGCTGATGGCATCAGGACTGGTGTAACTGAATGGCTTGAGCCTCTGGAAACAAAATCTGCTCTTGAATTTGTTCAGGAATTTCTGAATG ACTTAAATAAACTGGATGAATTTGAtgattctacaaaaaaagataaacaaaaagag gCAGTGAACCATGACGCAGCTGCAGTTGTCAGGTCCATGCTTCTCACCGTGCGGGGGGATCTCGATTTTGCTGAACAGCTTTGGTGTAGAATGAGCAGCA GTGTGGTTTCCTATCAAGACTTGGTGAAGTGTTTCACACTCATCCTGCAGAGTCTTCAGCGTGGTGATATACAGCCATGG ttGCACAGTGGAAGTAACAGTTTACTAAGTAAACTCATTCATCAGTCTTACCATGGAGCTATGGACAGTGTCCCTCTCTCTGGAACTACCCCACTGCAGATGCTTTTGGAAATTGGTTTGGACAAACTGAAGAAAGATTATATCAGCTTTTTTGTCA GTCAGGAACTTGCATCTTTGAATCATTTG gaatacttcatttctccctcaGTATCGACACAGGAACAGGTTTGCCGTGTTCAGAAACTCCATCATATTCTTGAAATCTTAGTCATCTGCATGCTTTTCATTAAACCTCAGCATGAGCTTCTCTTCTCTTTAACACA ATCCTgcataaaatattataaacaaaATCCTCTTGATGAGCAACACATTTTTCAGTTGCCAGTCAGACCAGCTGCTGTCAAGAATTTGTATCAAAG tgagaAGCCGCAGAAATGGAGAGTGGAGCTCAGCAATAGTCAGAAGAGGGTGAAAACAGTGTGGCAACTGAGTGACAGCTCCCCTGTAGACCATTCCAGTTTCCACAGGCCTG AGTTTCCTGAGCTGACACTGAATGGTAGTCTGGAAGAAAGGACAGCCTTCGTTAACATGCTTACCTGCAGCCAGGTGCACTTCAAGTAA